The genomic segment gtattgatttgaataaataaatattaatatttaaaatgattaattaagtCAATTTCCGAAtacatcaatatttaattttactaaaagaATTACTTATTCTTTCcaacaatttcataaaattaatctTGTAATGATAAACCTTATGATCATTAAGTCAATTTCCGAATACATTAAGATACTTATTACCTATTTAAACCTTTTTCACAATACTGCTTATGAGGAGAAGCtgttataaaatcaattatttcttttttcaataagtaataatttttctcattataataatgaataaacTTCTAATTactataaaatctcataaaatATAATCACTAAATGATTTTATACTAAACTCACTTCCCTTTTAACATTAAACAAACTAGCAACGTACCATAATCAAAATGAAAAGTCTGCAATGGTTgacattgaattcatgttttgaAGCTTCTGGTTCAATTTGCACACCAGATGAGCATAAGTTAACAAAATCCTCATCAATGGACAATTTCAAGGCTCTCCTAGTGCAAAAGGGCTGCCCTTTTTCATACTAATACATCAAAATATCAGTTTTCACTTTCAATACTTAGTGAGGTTTGTAGTCAACCCAAATCCAAATGGAAAGAGAGGATCATAATGTTTATCACCAACATTCATTGGGAGTTGATCCACTCTCTTGAACCATGTTCTTGCCAGCTTCCCAGTGAATTCATAGTCACCATAGAGAACATCAGCAACACCTTGACCTTCAGTTCCAGGAAGCCATGCAGCCACAAGTGCATCGATTTTTGATAGATATGGCTGAATCACAACTGGGCGGCCACTGATGACAACAACTACACATCGAATGGCCACACATACATTGGTGATTGTACTTGGACCAGGCTCAGGTATAGTTAGATTCACACTGTCACCAAATGTTTCAGCATAGGTGGGTTCtcccacaacaacaatggcataGGAAAATTTGTTTGACTTAACGAAGTTCGCATCAGGATTTTCATTGAAGACAACTTCAGTGGCAGGGTCCACAGTTTGTTTCACAGCACTGAGGATGGTTGTACCTGCAAGCAAAATGAAATTCTATCAGGTTCTACAACTCCAACAGAAAGAAACTATAAGTGGCTTATATGATATGAATGCTTTTATGTCATGCTAGCCCTTGCAGGATTGAAACAAGTTCAGAATAgatatttgaaaagtaaatacAGATCATGATTTTAATATGCAACTTACTGCATGGAAGTGACTAGTGAAATTATAGGATTTATGATTTCAAGAACAGAATGAAGTAATGAAAGGATAATGCTATTATACTAGACATACAGAAAAATGATACTGATTATGTGAGATAGAAAATACAAAGTAATCACCCTTACTTTTATACTAGTAATCTAGTATTAGTCTCTTCTTCATATTCTGACAGTAACATAAACAGGATTCTAGATTTGTGTCGTTTTAGAGTATTTTGGCAGACACCAACGTTAAACTTACTGACTTACCTGAAGTGAGATTCTTGTCACTAAGTCCCTGCCAGGTAATTGTCCATCCTCCACATTGGTAGCCCAAATTGTCAGCATGACTTCCTGCTACCAGTATTTTTGCAGACTTTTTGGGAAGAGGAAGCAGGGGCTTCTTTGAAGATTTACCATTCTTTAGCAACACAAGGGATTTCCTCACAGCTTCCCTTGCTAACTCCCTGTGTTCCTGTTTACACATGAATGGTACTCTATCAAGAAACAAACTCATTTGGAATAGATGCAGAAAGAACATGCGCATTTGTCCAAAGGATAATAGTCTCAAGAAAATATACCTGTTTACCCAGTTGGTTTACAAGGCTTGGATCAGGAAGTGGATTTTCAAATAACCCCATGACAAATTTTACTCTTAAGATTCTTGCCACGGCATCATCAATCCTGCTAATTGGGATAATATTGTTCTTTACTTGACGGGTCAATTCATCAATGAACTCAGTGTAGTTGAAGGGAACCATAATCTGATAAATAATGAAACAGttaactaaaaagtaaataacaaTACTAAATTCTCATGATGAAAACCACTTTATATAGCTTTATTTTACTCTTTCGAAGTGATAATAAAATTTACCATGTCAATTCCAGCACTGACACCAGCTTGAACAGAGTATGAATAGTTGGCATGAGGTGGAGAGGTGATCCGGTCAATACCCTGCCAATCTGATATGACAAAACCCTGAAAGGTAGGAAAGAAGCGCGTCACATGAAGCATTTCCACTCATTTATATTTTCTACATGTTTTGACTGGTTCGTGTCAATATTAAAATCATAGGACTGAATACAAATTTTTACCCTGAAACGTAATTTGTTCTTGAGGTAACCAGTGATAAGTTTTCGGTTAGCGTGCATTTTCACCCCGTTCCAACTAGAGTATGAGATCATTACTGTTGAAACACCCTTGATAATAGAGTTATAGTATGCTGGCATGTGAATGCCGAGCAATCCATTGTAACTGATCAATGTGTTGTTCTCATTGATACCCTTGTTTGTGCCACCATCTCCCACATAGTGCTTGGCGCAAGCTGCAACCTTGTTCCTGGATCAAAGTAATTAAAATGAGAAGAAGTTTTTGTTTCAAGtgtcaacaaaaaaatattgatgaagTTAAATGAGGAATGCTTAAGAATGTGTCCCCACATTGATGGCCAGAGAAAATGCATGAGTTTAACATGTGATATCCATATtcttagaagaaaaaatattgataagtCTGAACATATGAGGTTCAAATTCTCAACAAAATGATTGAGAACAACTAATCAAACTCACAGACAGATATGCACTGAGAAGATAAAACTGTTATTTGATCATTTGATTGCTTTATGTTGCAGTACAGTATGTATGAGAAACACATTGCATGCAGGTTTAGTGGCCAAGGCCTCTTCTAAACCTTCAATTTTCAactaaataattcaaaataaaatcctATATTTTTGGTACATGAAACAATAAATGGTTTGGATGCAAAAGAAAGTAAACCCAACCATCAAAATGGTTAAAAGAATCCAAATGTCTAGGATCATCCATTATGTTCTGTAATCAATTGAAGCTATGATTTCTTAATGCACATGCACACAGCAAGGTCTGCCATTAAACCAAAACATTGTATTGTTCTCAATGAAACTGATCATGTGCCACgtgaaaatgaattttcaagTATTGATA from the Vigna angularis cultivar LongXiaoDou No.4 chromosome 3, ASM1680809v1, whole genome shotgun sequence genome contains:
- the LOC108326458 gene encoding uncharacterized protein LOC108326458, with the protein product MGRYSTPFVGLLLLFCLVSSSEAEYLKYKDPKVPLNVRISDLMKRMSLEEKIGQMTQIEREVATPDVIKKYFIGSVLSGGGSVPAPKASAETWQKMVNEMQTAALSTRLGIPMIYGIDAVHGHNNVYNATIFPHNVGLGVTRDPVLIKKIGDATALEVRATGIPYVFAPCIAVCRDPRWGRCYESYSEDYRVVRTMTEIIPGLQGDIPANSVKGVPFVAGKNKVAACAKHYVGDGGTNKGINENNTLISYNGLLGIHMPAYYNSIIKGVSTVMISYSSWNGVKMHANRKLITGYLKNKLRFRGFVISDWQGIDRITSPPHANYSYSVQAGVSAGIDMIMVPFNYTEFIDELTRQVKNNIIPISRIDDAVARILRVKFVMGLFENPLPDPSLVNQLGKQEHRELAREAVRKSLVLLKNGKSSKKPLLPLPKKSAKILVAGSHADNLGYQCGGWTITWQGLSDKNLTSGTTILSAVKQTVDPATEVVFNENPDANFVKSNKFSYAIVVVGEPTYAETFGDSVNLTIPEPGPSTITNVCVAIRCVVVVISGRPVVIQPYLSKIDALVAAWLPGTEGQGVADVLYGDYEFTGKLARTWFKRVDQLPMNVGDKHYDPLFPFGFGLTTNLTKY